One Candidatus Thermokryptus mobilis DNA window includes the following coding sequences:
- a CDS encoding ABC transporter ATP-binding protein, with the protein MEKVASSNEQALVEIQGISKSFGDVRVLNNINLTINKGEFFSLLGPSGCGKTTLLRIIAGFENPDIGKVIIDGVDYTNIPPYKRPINMVFQNYALFPHLNVFENVAFGLKYLNISKSDVKRRVFEALEMVRLNGLENRKPSELSGGQKQRVALARALVLKPKVLLLDEPLNALDPKLRKEMQVELKKLQHEVGITFIFVTHDQEEALSISDRIAVMNSGKIEQVGTGYEIFERPRTEFVANFMGARNLFTCFVRKLNGRLFEVELLENLKFKISINNGFNISASEFKFIVRPEKIFIRKTPLKNSSFVCVPAIVETKIYYGASTSWILKVDGFSIFVEEQNRDVKFKDEFYPGDRVYAVWEKRNIVFLEPA; encoded by the coding sequence ATGGAGAAGGTTGCCTCATCCAATGAGCAAGCCCTGGTTGAAATCCAGGGCATAAGTAAATCTTTCGGGGATGTTAGGGTTCTTAACAATATCAATCTCACCATAAATAAAGGCGAGTTTTTCTCGCTGCTTGGACCCTCCGGTTGCGGTAAGACGACACTTCTTAGAATAATAGCTGGCTTTGAAAATCCCGACATTGGAAAAGTTATAATTGATGGGGTTGACTATACTAATATACCACCGTATAAACGACCTATCAATATGGTCTTCCAAAATTATGCTTTGTTTCCTCATTTAAATGTTTTTGAAAATGTTGCGTTTGGGCTTAAATATCTTAACATCAGTAAGTCAGATGTCAAAAGAAGAGTTTTTGAAGCGCTTGAAATGGTTCGCTTAAATGGACTTGAGAACAGGAAGCCATCCGAACTTAGCGGTGGGCAAAAACAAAGAGTTGCACTCGCAAGAGCGCTCGTCCTTAAACCAAAGGTTTTACTCCTTGATGAACCTCTTAATGCACTTGACCCTAAGTTGAGAAAAGAAATGCAAGTTGAATTGAAAAAGCTCCAACACGAAGTTGGAATAACATTTATCTTCGTGACCCACGACCAAGAAGAAGCACTTTCAATTTCCGACAGGATCGCCGTCATGAACTCCGGGAAAATTGAACAGGTTGGCACAGGGTATGAAATTTTTGAAAGACCAAGGACCGAATTCGTTGCGAACTTTATGGGAGCGAGAAATCTTTTCACTTGTTTCGTTAGAAAATTGAACGGACGCTTATTTGAAGTTGAGCTTTTGGAAAACCTCAAATTTAAAATCTCAATAAACAACGGATTCAATATATCCGCAAGTGAATTTAAATTCATCGTAAGACCCGAAAAAATTTTCATAAGGAAAACGCCATTGAAAAATTCATCTTTCGTTTGCGTCCCAGCTATAGTTGAGACGAAGATATATTATGGTGCTTCAACCAGCTGGATTTTGAAGGTAGATGGGTTTTCTATCTTTGTTGAAGAACAAAATCGCGATGTCAAATTTAAAGATGAGTTCTACCCCGGAGATAGAGTTTACGCAGTTTGGGAGAAAAGAAACATAGTTTTCCTTGAACCGGCGTGA
- a CDS encoding DNA methyltransferase, which yields MELKDYKNRTYLSAIEAAKYLGITVRTLHKLVKDKIIRAKIAPSGQMRFELNELKKVENNFKHRVQNDGLDIDKINVIEIAGTIQKIFVKNSMKMDDLPDESVHLVITSPPYFNVKMYSREPIEGDLGNIHDVDEWFEKISEVWKEVYRVLQPGRKAFINIMNVPVRLGKSGFRTLNLVGRTIDIFEKIGFIFKRDIIWHKTNGVRAHFGTYPYPGGILINNMHEFILEFEKPERKGFDKYAHLTKEQKEMSKLDREFWVSIKKSDVWLMKPQGSGDRRTHVAPFPYELPYRLIKAFSYVGETVLDPFVGSGTTLLAAVDLKRNGIGYEINPEIALEAVKSLRN from the coding sequence ATGGAACTAAAAGATTACAAAAACAGAACTTATCTTTCAGCAATTGAAGCTGCTAAATATTTGGGAATCACTGTTAGAACACTTCATAAACTTGTTAAGGATAAAATCATTAGAGCTAAAATTGCTCCAAGCGGTCAAATGCGATTTGAGCTGAACGAATTAAAGAAAGTTGAAAACAATTTTAAACACAGGGTTCAAAATGATGGGCTGGATATTGATAAAATAAATGTCATTGAAATAGCCGGGACGATTCAAAAGATTTTTGTTAAAAACTCAATGAAGATGGACGATTTGCCTGATGAAAGCGTTCATTTAGTCATTACATCGCCTCCGTATTTTAATGTGAAGATGTATTCACGAGAGCCAATAGAAGGTGACCTTGGGAATATACACGATGTTGATGAATGGTTTGAGAAAATAAGCGAGGTGTGGAAGGAGGTTTATAGGGTTTTACAACCTGGTAGAAAAGCATTTATAAACATAATGAATGTCCCAGTGAGATTGGGGAAAAGTGGCTTTAGAACTTTGAATTTGGTTGGTAGAACCATAGATATATTTGAAAAAATTGGGTTTATTTTCAAAAGAGATATTATATGGCACAAGACCAATGGCGTAAGGGCGCACTTTGGGACGTATCCTTATCCCGGGGGAATTTTAATAAACAATATGCATGAGTTTATTTTAGAATTTGAAAAACCTGAAAGGAAAGGTTTTGATAAATACGCTCACTTAACGAAGGAGCAAAAGGAGATGTCAAAATTAGATAGGGAATTTTGGGTATCAATTAAAAAAAGCGATGTTTGGCTGATGAAACCACAAGGAAGCGGAGACAGAAGAACCCACGTGGCACCATTTCCCTATGAACTACCTTATAGATTAATCAAAGCATTTAGCTATGTCGGGGAAACAGTGCTTGACCCATTCGTTGGTTCAGGGACAACTCTTTTAGCAGCAGTTGATTTAAAGCGTAATGGAATTGGCTACGAGATAAATCCTGAAATCGCTCTGGAAGCAGTCAAGAGTTTGAGAAATTAA
- a CDS encoding cobalamin-binding protein — translation MKKMFSLVFSLLLISVSFAQIEVVDDLNRKIQFSNPPKRIVSLAPSITETLFFLGLGDRIVGVTRYCNYPPEAREKQIIGGVIDPNYELIVSLKPDLIIMTVEGNTKESFERLSGLGFKIFVTNPRNFDGIFKTVLDIGKICAVEERAKFLVDSLKSDLERIEKPKNKPKIFVLLSLNPLMTAGKNTFINEIIERAGGVNIGRRSNQNYPIFNREEILRENPDILILTDPNIDREELLRNFPEWKHLKAINENRIFKVDPDILLRPSPRVVLAVKIISQLIKKF, via the coding sequence ATGAAAAAGATGTTTTCCCTTGTTTTCTCGTTACTTTTAATTTCAGTTTCATTTGCACAGATAGAGGTCGTTGATGATTTAAATAGAAAAATTCAATTTTCAAATCCACCCAAAAGAATTGTTTCGCTTGCACCAAGTATAACTGAGACATTATTTTTCCTTGGTCTTGGAGATAGAATCGTCGGTGTGACAAGATATTGCAACTATCCGCCAGAGGCAAGGGAAAAACAAATCATCGGCGGAGTTATTGATCCAAATTATGAATTGATAGTTTCACTTAAACCCGACTTGATAATAATGACGGTTGAGGGAAACACAAAGGAAAGCTTTGAACGACTCTCGGGGCTTGGGTTTAAAATTTTTGTGACAAATCCAAGAAATTTTGACGGGATTTTCAAAACGGTGCTTGACATAGGTAAAATTTGTGCAGTTGAAGAAAGAGCTAAATTTTTAGTTGATAGCTTAAAAAGTGATCTTGAAAGGATTGAGAAACCTAAGAATAAACCCAAAATTTTCGTTTTGCTCTCTTTGAATCCACTAATGACAGCTGGGAAAAACACATTTATAAACGAGATAATTGAAAGGGCTGGCGGAGTTAATATCGGAAGGCGTTCAAATCAAAATTATCCGATTTTCAACAGGGAGGAAATTCTGAGAGAAAATCCCGACATTTTGATTCTGACCGACCCAAATATTGATAGAGAAGAACTTTTGAGAAATTTTCCCGAGTGGAAACATTTGAAAGCGATAAATGAAAATAGAATTTTTAAAGTTGACCCTGATATACTCTTACGACCCTCGCCAAGGGTTGTGCTTGCAGTTAAGATAATTTCTCAACTCATAAAAAAATTTTAA
- a CDS encoding deoxynucleoside kinase: MKKEKVFVAVAGNIGSGKSSLTKLLSEHFGWKAYYESVDDNPYLDDFYKDMKRWSFNLQIYFLSKRFKDHMEIVNSPYSIIQDRSIYEDAEIFARNLYEMGNMDERDYKNYVELFNIMTSFLKPPDLIIYLRANVDTLLHQIKLRGRSFEQNIPREYLERLNKHYEDWVARYNLGKILILETDDLDFVNDRDDFKKVIEIVSEELEKIGYEVKTKRTQV; the protein is encoded by the coding sequence ATGAAAAAGGAAAAGGTATTTGTCGCTGTAGCTGGAAATATCGGCTCTGGGAAATCCTCCTTGACCAAACTTTTAAGCGAACACTTCGGATGGAAAGCATATTATGAATCGGTTGATGATAACCCTTACCTTGATGATTTTTATAAAGATATGAAGCGCTGGTCCTTCAATTTGCAGATTTATTTCCTCTCAAAAAGGTTTAAAGACCACATGGAGATTGTGAATTCGCCTTATTCAATAATTCAGGACAGGTCAATTTATGAAGATGCTGAAATTTTCGCGCGCAATCTTTATGAAATGGGAAACATGGATGAAAGGGATTATAAAAACTATGTTGAGCTTTTTAACATAATGACGAGTTTTTTAAAACCACCCGATCTGATAATTTACCTTCGGGCAAATGTTGATACACTATTGCACCAGATAAAACTCCGTGGGAGAAGTTTTGAACAAAACATCCCGAGGGAATATCTTGAACGATTAAATAAGCACTATGAAGATTGGGTTGCAAGATATAATCTTGGGAAAATTTTGATTCTTGAAACCGATGATTTAGATTTTGTAAATGACAGGGATGATTTCAAAAAGGTTATTGAAATTGTAAGCGAAGAGCTTGAGAAGATCGGGTATGAAGTAAAAACAAAAAGGACACAAGTTTAA
- a CDS encoding 3'-5' exonuclease, translating to MKYLVIDVESTGLEPGYHEIIQLGACLFDENWNQLGTFLTNVYPIHEDRFSLPAMGIHQLSLHDLKDAPMIYDVIPKFESWILRTLKKPETARGVLKELTLCGQSVTFDINFLHFAYREAKYDWPFSSKVIDLHILAFYYFTILKNNNLPIPKSLSLDSIAEYFGLKRTGEAHNALEDALITAKCIALIMNESKKFKIQP from the coding sequence ATGAAATATCTTGTGATTGATGTTGAATCAACTGGGCTTGAGCCCGGTTATCACGAGATAATTCAACTTGGTGCTTGTTTATTTGATGAGAATTGGAATCAACTTGGGACATTTCTCACAAATGTTTATCCGATCCACGAGGATAGGTTTTCGCTTCCAGCGATGGGAATTCATCAACTTTCACTTCACGATTTGAAGGATGCGCCTATGATTTACGATGTCATCCCAAAGTTTGAGTCGTGGATTCTAAGGACGCTTAAAAAACCTGAAACAGCAAGAGGCGTTCTCAAAGAGTTAACGCTTTGCGGTCAAAGCGTCACATTTGATATAAACTTTCTACACTTTGCTTATCGTGAAGCAAAATATGATTGGCCGTTTTCAAGCAAGGTGATTGACTTACATATACTTGCGTTTTATTACTTCACAATTTTAAAGAACAACAATCTCCCAATCCCGAAGTCGTTGAGTTTGGATTCAATTGCTGAATACTTCGGCTTAAAACGCACTGGTGAAGCCCACAACGCACTTGAAGATGCCCTGATAACAGCAAAATGTATCGCCTTGATAATGAACGAGTCAAAAAAATTTAAGATACAACCTTGA
- a CDS encoding GNAT family N-acetyltransferase, with translation MLRPFTPDDLEMAFKWNNDPLVLEAEGEAEHSWEEVLEAYEYLSNNGLLFIIEAIDIPKPEPIGEICLLHDNDYERLGVEDKNELIYCIPILIGKPNYWGKGYGKDAVKAILKFAFEEMGADRIFATDVFSFSERSINLFKSLGFDEMRRDRNRIYYRGRHYDIIDFCITRGKYFALHSKFSTRENK, from the coding sequence TTGCTTCGCCCTTTCACCCCTGATGACCTTGAAATGGCTTTCAAATGGAACAATGATCCCCTTGTCCTTGAAGCTGAGGGCGAAGCAGAACACAGCTGGGAAGAGGTTCTTGAGGCTTACGAGTATCTCTCAAACAATGGACTTTTATTTATAATTGAAGCGATTGATATACCAAAACCAGAACCGATTGGTGAGATTTGTCTATTGCATGATAACGATTATGAACGACTAGGGGTTGAGGATAAAAATGAGTTAATTTATTGCATCCCGATACTTATAGGAAAGCCAAATTATTGGGGCAAGGGTTATGGGAAAGATGCGGTAAAGGCGATTTTAAAATTTGCTTTTGAAGAGATGGGTGCTGACAGAATTTTCGCAACGGATGTTTTCTCGTTCAGTGAAAGGTCAATAAATCTTTTCAAGTCCCTTGGCTTTGATGAGATGAGAAGGGACAGGAACAGGATTTATTACAGGGGCAGACACTACGACATAATTGACTTTTGTATCACACGAGGGAAATATTTTGCCTTACATTCAAAATTTTCCACGCGGGAAAATAAATGA
- a CDS encoding acyl-CoA carboxylase subunit beta produces MPKQIGSPIKKDRTFYENEDNMKNLLRILSAKAEQIKLGGGREAIEKHHKRGKLTARERIEKLIDPGSEFLEIGLYAGYGMYEEYGGAPSAGVVVGIGKIHGRDVVIVANDATVKAGAWFPITCKKNLRAQEIAMENRIPIVYLVDSAGVFLPLQSEIFPDKEHFGRIFRNNAVMSAMGIPQIAAIMGPCVAGGAYLPIMSDEALIVEGTGSVFLAGPHLVKAAIGEEIDIETLGGASVHSEISGVTDYKCKNDEEAIETIRSIISKLGDAPKAGFNRTEPRPPKYDPYEIYGIIPKDLSRPYDMYEVLARIVDDSEIDEYKAGYGKTLICAYARIDGWAVGIVANQRSIVKTKLGEMQVGGVIYSDSADKAARFIMNCNQKKIPIVFFQDVTGFMVGRRAEWGGIIKDGAKMVNAVANSVVPKFTFIIGNSFGAGNYAMCGKAYDPRLIFAWPTAQIAVMGGKQASETLLSIKLSQMEREGKVITPEEQEKLLKEIQERYEKEMEPIFAAARLWVDGIIDPVETRKMISRGIEIANNNPYLPKFNVGVIQT; encoded by the coding sequence ATGCCAAAACAGATAGGGAGTCCGATCAAAAAGGATCGGACTTTTTATGAGAACGAGGACAATATGAAAAATCTTCTGCGGATTTTAAGCGCAAAAGCTGAGCAAATCAAACTCGGCGGTGGAAGGGAAGCGATAGAAAAACATCACAAAAGGGGAAAATTGACAGCAAGGGAAAGGATTGAAAAGCTTATAGACCCGGGAAGTGAATTTCTTGAAATTGGGCTTTATGCTGGATATGGAATGTATGAAGAATACGGTGGAGCCCCGTCGGCTGGAGTTGTCGTCGGAATAGGAAAGATACACGGTCGTGATGTTGTGATAGTTGCAAATGATGCAACTGTTAAAGCAGGGGCTTGGTTTCCTATAACCTGTAAAAAGAACCTCCGCGCGCAAGAAATAGCAATGGAAAATAGAATCCCAATTGTTTACCTTGTTGATTCCGCTGGCGTTTTCCTACCGCTTCAAAGTGAAATTTTCCCCGATAAAGAGCACTTCGGGAGGATTTTCAGGAACAATGCTGTCATGTCTGCAATGGGCATACCACAGATCGCTGCTATAATGGGACCTTGCGTTGCAGGTGGTGCATATCTTCCAATTATGAGCGATGAAGCTTTGATAGTTGAAGGAACAGGGAGCGTCTTTTTAGCAGGACCTCACCTTGTTAAGGCAGCTATAGGTGAGGAAATTGATATTGAAACACTTGGTGGTGCTTCAGTCCATAGTGAAATAAGTGGCGTGACCGATTACAAGTGTAAAAATGATGAAGAAGCGATTGAAACGATAAGAAGCATAATCTCAAAACTTGGCGATGCCCCAAAAGCTGGGTTTAATAGAACTGAACCACGCCCCCCAAAGTATGACCCATACGAAATCTATGGGATAATCCCAAAGGATTTATCAAGACCTTATGATATGTATGAGGTCCTCGCAAGAATAGTTGATGACAGTGAAATTGACGAATACAAAGCTGGATATGGGAAGACATTGATTTGTGCTTACGCAAGAATTGATGGCTGGGCTGTCGGCATAGTGGCAAATCAAAGGTCAATTGTGAAGACAAAACTTGGAGAGATGCAAGTCGGCGGTGTCATATACTCTGATAGCGCAGATAAAGCAGCAAGATTCATAATGAATTGCAACCAAAAGAAGATACCGATTGTTTTCTTTCAAGATGTGACTGGATTTATGGTCGGAAGAAGAGCTGAATGGGGTGGAATAATAAAAGATGGTGCAAAGATGGTGAATGCCGTTGCAAATAGCGTTGTCCCAAAGTTTACATTTATAATTGGTAATAGCTTCGGCGCTGGAAATTACGCAATGTGTGGAAAGGCGTATGACCCAAGGTTGATTTTTGCCTGGCCAACAGCTCAAATTGCTGTCATGGGTGGAAAACAAGCAAGCGAAACACTGCTGAGCATAAAACTTTCGCAAATGGAAAGAGAAGGCAAAGTGATTACGCCAGAGGAGCAGGAAAAACTTTTAAAAGAGATCCAAGAAAGATATGAAAAGGAAATGGAACCTATCTTCGCAGCTGCGCGACTTTGGGTTGACGGTATAATTGACCCAGTTGAAACAAGAAAAATGATTTCTCGCGGAATTGAAATCGCAAACAATAACCCGTATTTGCCAAAGTTTAATGTCGGCGTTATTCAAACTTAA
- the rpiB gene encoding ribose 5-phosphate isomerase B gives MPKKLITEKTIVDLFNQGKTEIEIDKNTIVTPSARDKALQLKVKFVERRESQQKFNYPLTPEPKVGGKKIVAIASDHAGFKLKEEIKKFIAELGYSTLDLGTNSESQVDYPDFAYAVAYAVVSGKAWRGVMIDGTGIASSIVANKVPGIRAACCHNEFTARISREHNDANVLTLGARVIGNELAKEIVKIFLETNFGGGRHLQRLNKIFEIELKFSKPK, from the coding sequence ATGCCAAAAAAACTTATCACTGAAAAAACAATCGTTGATCTTTTCAATCAAGGTAAAACCGAGATTGAGATTGATAAAAATACCATAGTCACTCCATCGGCTCGGGATAAAGCTTTACAGTTGAAGGTTAAATTCGTTGAACGGCGGGAATCCCAACAAAAATTTAATTATCCTCTTACACCAGAGCCAAAGGTTGGTGGTAAGAAAATCGTCGCAATTGCAAGCGACCATGCCGGATTTAAATTGAAAGAAGAGATTAAAAAATTTATCGCTGAGCTTGGATATTCAACCCTTGACCTCGGGACAAATTCAGAATCACAGGTTGATTATCCCGATTTTGCTTATGCTGTTGCTTATGCAGTTGTTTCTGGTAAAGCTTGGCGTGGTGTGATGATTGACGGAACGGGCATCGCATCTTCAATTGTCGCAAATAAAGTCCCCGGGATAAGAGCAGCTTGTTGCCACAATGAATTTACTGCACGTATCAGCAGGGAACATAACGACGCAAATGTATTAACGCTTGGTGCACGAGTCATAGGCAATGAACTTGCAAAGGAAATTGTCAAAATTTTCCTTGAGACAAATTTTGGTGGAGGAAGACACTTACAAAGATTGAACAAAATTTTTGAAATAGAACTAAAATTTTCAAAGCCAAAGTGA
- the pruA gene encoding L-glutamate gamma-semialdehyde dehydrogenase: protein MKLPRFKNEPFTDFSKPENRKKMEKALLKVESELGREYDIVIGGERIKTQEKFYSYNPSKKDQVVGVLQKGDAELAKKAIEVANEAFKDWGMTKPEYRVKIMLKAAQILRKRKFEFAAWQVFEVGKNWAEADADVAEAIDYLEYYSRWMLHYAEGAPVVKYPGEKNEMVYIPLGAGAVIPPWNFPLAILLGMTVGALVTGNTVVLKPSSDSPVIGAKFYELMKEAGLPDGVLNFVTGPGSTVGDTLVSHPKTRFVAFTGSKEVGIHIYELASKVQPGQIWLKRVIAEMGGKDAIIVDDEADIDSAVKGVVVSAFGYQGQKCSACSRAIVVESVYEKFIEKLVAETEKLEIGPARDNYPVGPVINAGAQQKILSYIEIGKSEGRLLTGGEAVRQDEGYYIKPTIFADVDPKARIAQEEIFGPVLAVIKAKDFDHAIEIANDTEYGLTGSVYTKNRKKIEKAKKLFHVGNLYINRKCTGAIVGVHPFGGFNMSGTDSKAGGPDYLLLFLQGKAISEKVK, encoded by the coding sequence ATGAAACTTCCGAGATTTAAAAATGAACCGTTCACCGATTTCTCAAAACCTGAGAATCGGAAAAAGATGGAAAAGGCGCTCTTAAAAGTTGAGAGCGAGCTTGGTCGTGAATATGACATTGTGATTGGAGGTGAGAGGATCAAAACGCAGGAGAAATTTTACTCTTATAATCCATCAAAGAAAGATCAAGTTGTTGGGGTTTTGCAGAAAGGGGATGCTGAACTTGCAAAGAAGGCGATTGAAGTCGCAAATGAAGCTTTCAAGGATTGGGGAATGACCAAGCCAGAATATAGGGTAAAGATAATGTTAAAAGCTGCGCAAATTTTAAGGAAGAGGAAATTTGAATTTGCTGCTTGGCAGGTTTTTGAAGTTGGTAAAAATTGGGCTGAAGCTGATGCAGATGTTGCTGAGGCGATTGATTATCTTGAATATTACAGCAGATGGATGCTTCATTATGCAGAAGGCGCTCCAGTGGTGAAATATCCAGGAGAAAAAAATGAAATGGTTTATATCCCGCTTGGGGCTGGGGCTGTGATACCACCGTGGAATTTCCCGCTTGCGATTTTGCTTGGTATGACAGTCGGTGCTCTCGTAACCGGTAATACAGTCGTTTTGAAACCCTCAAGCGATTCCCCAGTGATAGGTGCAAAGTTTTATGAGCTGATGAAAGAGGCAGGACTTCCCGATGGCGTCTTGAACTTTGTGACAGGTCCTGGGTCAACAGTTGGGGATACGCTTGTTTCTCATCCAAAGACAAGATTTGTCGCTTTCACCGGTTCAAAAGAAGTTGGAATTCATATCTATGAACTTGCTTCAAAAGTTCAACCTGGGCAGATATGGTTAAAGCGTGTTATAGCTGAGATGGGTGGGAAAGACGCGATCATAGTTGATGATGAAGCTGATATTGATTCAGCGGTGAAGGGAGTTGTTGTTTCTGCTTTCGGCTATCAAGGTCAAAAATGCTCGGCTTGTTCAAGGGCGATCGTGGTTGAAAGCGTTTATGAAAAGTTTATTGAAAAGCTCGTCGCTGAAACGGAAAAACTTGAAATTGGTCCAGCAAGGGATAATTATCCTGTTGGTCCAGTGATAAATGCAGGGGCACAACAAAAGATTTTGTCCTACATTGAAATTGGTAAATCCGAAGGGCGACTTTTAACAGGTGGTGAAGCAGTCAGACAAGATGAGGGTTACTATATAAAGCCAACGATTTTTGCCGATGTTGACCCGAAGGCAAGAATTGCACAAGAGGAAATTTTCGGTCCTGTCCTTGCTGTTATAAAAGCAAAAGATTTTGACCATGCAATTGAAATTGCAAATGATACTGAATATGGATTGACTGGCTCTGTTTATACGAAGAACAGAAAGAAAATTGAAAAGGCAAAGAAGCTTTTCCATGTCGGCAATCTTTATATCAATAGAAAATGCACTGGTGCGATAGTTGGAGTTCATCCCTTCGGTGGATTTAATATGAGCGGAACTGATTCAAAAGCTGGCGGACCGGATTATCTTTTGCTTTTCCTGCAGGGCAAGGCGATATCTGAAAAAGTTAAATAA
- a CDS encoding sodium:solute symporter, whose protein sequence is MKFGLIDWLIVVLYLIGVAIFGIISGGKQRNTSDYFLGARQVPWLAVCFAVVATETSALTFLSIPGVAYATNLNFLQLTFGYILGRIVVSFLLLPAYYKGELVTAYQFLGVRFGRKMRNFASIVFMLTRLAADGVRLFTTAIPLAIILKSSAEFSNWSETQIYVISIAIISFVTFLYTFVGGVRAVIWMDVVQMFIYIGGAIAGIIILGMKIDGGISRVLEFTADKFKIINLGFDVPLKDYFKQPYTLFASLIGGAFLSMASHGADQLIVQRLLTTDSLKNSQRALITTGFIVSIQFFVFLFIGLMLYTFHNGIEMNPNEVFADFIVKYMPSGVSGLIIAGLFAAAMSTLAGSMSSLASSAMVDIYKPYFGKDNDERKELFVSRVITAIWAVLLVGSAVFFMRTERTVVELALSIASFTYGGLLGSFLLGVLFKKIDEGSALVGFVSGVVVMIYVILNTKIAWTWHTFIGASTTIVVGNLFWVLKNRFS, encoded by the coding sequence ATGAAATTTGGCTTGATTGATTGGTTGATAGTTGTTCTTTATCTTATCGGGGTTGCCATCTTTGGCATAATTTCAGGGGGGAAACAAAGGAACACCTCCGATTATTTCCTTGGGGCAAGACAAGTTCCTTGGCTTGCGGTTTGTTTTGCGGTTGTTGCAACCGAAACAAGCGCATTAACTTTCCTTAGTATCCCTGGCGTTGCGTATGCGACAAATTTAAATTTTCTTCAATTGACATTTGGTTACATCCTCGGCAGAATAGTTGTAAGTTTTTTGCTTTTGCCTGCTTATTATAAAGGAGAGCTTGTCACGGCTTATCAATTTCTTGGGGTTAGGTTCGGTAGAAAAATGAGAAACTTTGCATCAATTGTTTTTATGCTGACGCGACTCGCAGCTGATGGTGTTCGGCTTTTCACAACAGCTATACCGCTTGCGATAATTTTGAAAAGTTCCGCTGAATTTTCAAACTGGTCGGAAACACAAATTTATGTGATTTCTATTGCTATTATCTCTTTCGTTACTTTCCTTTACACATTCGTTGGCGGTGTAAGAGCTGTTATTTGGATGGATGTAGTACAGATGTTTATCTATATCGGTGGGGCTATAGCTGGGATAATTATCCTTGGGATGAAAATTGATGGTGGGATTTCGCGCGTGCTTGAGTTTACGGCGGATAAATTTAAAATAATAAACCTTGGTTTTGATGTCCCTTTGAAGGATTATTTCAAACAGCCGTATACTTTATTTGCAAGTTTAATTGGTGGTGCTTTTCTTTCTATGGCTTCACATGGCGCAGATCAGCTCATCGTTCAACGCCTTTTGACAACGGATTCCCTTAAAAACAGTCAAAGAGCATTGATAACAACTGGATTTATCGTTTCCATTCAATTCTTCGTTTTCCTTTTCATAGGTTTGATGCTTTACACTTTTCATAATGGGATAGAGATGAATCCAAATGAAGTTTTCGCCGACTTTATCGTCAAGTATATGCCAAGCGGTGTTTCTGGTTTAATAATAGCGGGATTATTCGCAGCTGCTATGTCAACGCTTGCTGGCTCAATGAGCTCGCTTGCTTCTTCCGCTATGGTTGATATTTATAAGCCGTATTTTGGCAAGGATAACGATGAGAGAAAAGAGCTTTTTGTTTCAAGGGTTATAACTGCGATTTGGGCGGTTCTTTTAGTTGGGTCTGCTGTGTTTTTTATGCGCACGGAAAGAACTGTCGTTGAACTCGCTTTAAGCATCGCTTCTTTTACTTATGGTGGTTTGCTTGGGTCTTTTCTTTTGGGAGTTTTGTTTAAAAAGATTGATGAGGGAAGCGCCTTAGTCGGTTTTGTTTCTGGGGTTGTTGTGATGATTTATGTTATTTTGAATACGAAGATAGCCTGGACTTGGCACACTTTTATCGGTGCTTCCACTACGATCGTCGTTGGGAATTTGTTTTGGGTATTGAAAAACAGATTTAGTTGA
- a CDS encoding STAS domain-containing protein, which produces MNFEVSRPKKSVIVFKIGEKKIDALNSPELKAEFLALCQSGVKFLIVDLSQVEYCDSSGLSALLFCRRRMNENKGEVMLVGVRDKILNLMRIARIDSIFNFSGSVEEALSKIKG; this is translated from the coding sequence ATGAATTTTGAAGTTTCAAGACCCAAAAAGAGCGTTATCGTTTTTAAGATCGGTGAGAAGAAAATTGACGCTTTGAACTCACCGGAGTTGAAGGCAGAATTCCTCGCTTTGTGTCAGTCAGGGGTTAAGTTTTTAATCGTTGATTTGTCACAAGTTGAGTATTGTGATAGTTCTGGTTTAAGCGCTCTTCTGTTTTGCAGAAGAAGGATGAATGAAAATAAAGGTGAGGTTATGCTTGTTGGAGTGAGGGATAAAATTTTAAATTTGATGAGAATTGCAAGGATTGACTCCATTTTTAATTTTTCTGGTTCGGTTGAGGAGGCGTTATCAAAAATAAAGGGTTAA